The genomic stretch TGGAGCGCAACGCCCAGGGTGGGATTGACGTCCCGAACCAGCCCGGTCGAGGGCCAGGCGGCTCTGAATCCATGCCGGGACAACTGCACCCAAAAGGTCAAACCCGCCACTGAAGGCGGGTTTTCTGTGGTGGAGCCAAGCGGGATCGAACCGCTGACCTCGTCATTGCGAACGACGCGCTCTCCCAGCTGAGCTATGGCCCCACGAGCGAGAGGGAATCTACCACGCGGCCCGGTGTCCTGCAAGGGTACGGGGCACGTCCGGACACGGTCACCTTGCGCCCAAGGATGAAGGTTTACACTCGCGTGCATGAGCGCGCCCGCCACGCCGGCCCCGACCGCGACCCCGGACTCCGGGGATCGTTACGCGTACAAGTTCGGACAGGAGGGCATCACCTTCGACGACGTGCTGCTCCAGCCCCGGCACTCGCAGGTCTTGCCCCATCAGGTCAACATCGAGGCCCAGCTGACCCGCCGCGTGCGCCTGAACATTCCCTTCGTGTCGGCGGCCATGGACACCGTCACCGAGACCGGGATGGCCGTCGCCATGGCCCGCGAGGGCGGGATCGGGGTCATTCACAAGAACATGAGCGTTGAGGCTCAGGCCGAGATGGTGCGCAAGGTCAAGCGCAGTGAGAGCGGCATGATCGTCGATCCGATCACCCTCCCGCCACACGCCAGCGTGGCCGAGGCCGACCGCCTGATGGGCGAGTACCGGATCAGCGGCGTGCCGATCACCGACCCCACCGGGAAACTCCTGGGCATCATCACCAACCGCGACATGCGGTTCATCGACGACATGAACGTGCCCATCGAGGACGTCATGACCCGCGACGACCTGATCACCGTGCCGGTCGGCACCACGCTCGACGAGGCTCAGGAGATCTTCAAGATGCACCGCATCGAGAAGCTGCTCGTCACCGATGACCAGAACATGCTGCGCGGCCTGATCACCATCAAGGATCTGAGCAAGCGCATCAAGTACCCGAACGCCGCCAAGGACAGCATGGGCCGCCTGCGGGTGGCCGCCGCCATCGGCGTCAGCGCCGATCTGATGGATCGGGCGGGCGCGCTGGTGCAGTCCGGGGTGGATGTGCTGGTGCTCGACAGCGCCCACGGGCACTCGCAGGGCATCCTCCAGGCGCTGGCCCGCGTCAAGGAGCACTTCGACGTGGATGTGATCGCCGGGAACGTCGCCACCCGTGCCGGTGCCCGCGACCTGATCCTGGCCGGTGCAGACGCCGTGAAGGTCGGTATCGGCCCCGGCAGCATCTGCACCACGCGCGTCGTTACGGGCGTGGGCGTGCCGCAGATCACCGCGATCTTTGAGGCGAGCAGCGCCGCGATGGAGGCCGGGATTCCCGTCATCGCGGACGGCGGGATCAAGCAGACGGGCGACGTGCCCAAGGCCATCGCGGCCGGCGCGGGCGTCGTCATGATGGGCAGCATGCTCGCCGGCACCGACGAGGCCCCCGGCGAGACCATCCTGCGCGACGGCCGCCGCTACAAGAGCTACCGGGGCATGGGCTCGCTGGGCGCCATGGATCAGGGCAGCGCCGACCGCTACTTCCAGTCGGGCAGCCGCAAGTTCGTCCCCGAGGGCATCGAGGGCATCGTGGCCTACAAGGGCACGGCCGGCGAGGTCATCTACCAGTTCGTGGGCGGCCTGAAGAGCTCAATGGGCTACTGCGGTGCGCCCGATCTCCAGACCCTGCGCGACACGGCTCAGTTCGTACGGATCACCGGGGCCAGCCTGATCGAGAGCCACCCCCACGGCGTGACGATCACCAAGGAAGCCCCCAATTATGGGGGGCGCTGAATCTGGCATCTGCGGCATGGAGGACACGGGGCGGCACGTAGTCTGGCGGCGATGAAGCTGATATTTTCTGCCCGCACGTCCACTGTGTGTGTTCTGGCTGTGACGACGGCTCTCACTCTGGCCTCCTCATTTGCGCTGGCCGCACAGGTCAAGCTCCTGGGTAAGCTACAGAGCATTCCTGTAAGCCACACAGATGGCGTTCGCAGCGATCCGGTCAATGGTGTCTCGTACTTCACGAGCGGCTCGACTCTCTTCGCTTATGAACTGGCAACGTGGAAGCCGAAATGGCAGGTCAAGCTGTCCGATGCGGCATATGGCGCGTTCGACAGCAGCCGGGACGGGAAGCTCATCGCCATTCGGGACGGAAATAGTCTGGCGCTGCTCAGTCCAAAGGATGGGGCGCGCATCCGTTCGCTCAGGGTGGCGACGTCCTATGAGGGCGTGAGGTTCTCACCGGACGGAGGAACGCTCACTGTATTCGGAGACGGTGGAGTGAATGTTGTTGATCTGAACACGGGGGCGATCCGGGAAATCGGGGATTGTACACAGGCTGATGCGAATTCTCTGGAATACAGCCGTGACGGCAAGCGCGTCATTGCTGCCTCATGCATGGGCGGAGTTCAGGTCATTGACGTGGTGTCCGGCAAAGTCGTGAAGAAATTCGAGACTGAGAAATACGTCACAAGCATTGCGAAAAGTGGGGATTCAGGCTCGTTTCTCGTGACGGGTACAGAGAATGCGTTCTATCTGCTGCCCGGCTCGCTGGATTCTGTAGACGCCTTCAGTACGGATGCTGCTGCCGACACGCTGTCGTCTGCGCTCAACGGAGACGGGAGTTTGGCTGTGTTCAGCGACTACGGCTATCTCTACCTTGTCGATTTCAAGAAGGGAAGCCTTAAGGGACTCCAGTACATGACTGAGGTTTCGGGGCAGACCTCCGAACTGTCCTTCTCGCGCGACGGTCAGACGATTCTCGTGGGCCACCACGATGGTATTTCCCGCTTCAAGATCAGCGATTTTCGGTAAACCGGTCATCGTGGTCAGACGACATCTCGCGCTGGAGTGCACTACGCGCTCCGTCTGAATCCCCACCGCGCTGACGGCTCGCCACCCGTGCGCGGAGTACCCTGCCCCCATGCCGCCCCGCTTCCCCACTCCCCGCGAACCCGTGAACGCCCTGACGCACTGGGCGGGCGTGGTGGCGGCGCTGCTGATCCTGGGGCCGCTGCTGTGGTGGGCACACGCGCGCGGGCTGGCCCTGTGGCCCTTTGTCGTGTTCGTGGTCAGCATGACGCTGCTGTACGCCGCCAGCGCCAGCTACCACTCGTTCTTTCCCAGCGAGCGCGGTCTGCTGTGGCTGCGCAAGCTCGACCACGCGGGCATCTTCCTGCTGATCGCCGGGAGCTACACGCCGGTCGCGTACTTCGGTCTCCAGGGGGCGTGGCGGGACGGGGTGTTGTGGGTAATCTGGGGCATCGCGCTGACGGGCATCGTCCTGAAGCTGGTCACCATGCGGCTGCCGCGCTGGATCAGCACGCTGCTGTACGTGGGCATGGGCTGGCTGGCCCTGGCCTTCATCCCGCAGCTGGCCCGGAACCTGCCATCCAGCGCGATTGTCTGGCTGGCGGTGGGCGGCGTCCTGTACTCGCTGGGCGCCGTCGTGTACGGCACGAAGCGCTGGGATCCGCGCCCGGGTGTGTTCGGCTTTCACGAGATCTG from Deinococcus sp. AB2017081 encodes the following:
- the guaB gene encoding IMP dehydrogenase: MSAPATPAPTATPDSGDRYAYKFGQEGITFDDVLLQPRHSQVLPHQVNIEAQLTRRVRLNIPFVSAAMDTVTETGMAVAMAREGGIGVIHKNMSVEAQAEMVRKVKRSESGMIVDPITLPPHASVAEADRLMGEYRISGVPITDPTGKLLGIITNRDMRFIDDMNVPIEDVMTRDDLITVPVGTTLDEAQEIFKMHRIEKLLVTDDQNMLRGLITIKDLSKRIKYPNAAKDSMGRLRVAAAIGVSADLMDRAGALVQSGVDVLVLDSAHGHSQGILQALARVKEHFDVDVIAGNVATRAGARDLILAGADAVKVGIGPGSICTTRVVTGVGVPQITAIFEASSAAMEAGIPVIADGGIKQTGDVPKAIAAGAGVVMMGSMLAGTDEAPGETILRDGRRYKSYRGMGSLGAMDQGSADRYFQSGSRKFVPEGIEGIVAYKGTAGEVIYQFVGGLKSSMGYCGAPDLQTLRDTAQFVRITGASLIESHPHGVTITKEAPNYGGR
- a CDS encoding WD40 repeat domain-containing protein codes for the protein MKLIFSARTSTVCVLAVTTALTLASSFALAAQVKLLGKLQSIPVSHTDGVRSDPVNGVSYFTSGSTLFAYELATWKPKWQVKLSDAAYGAFDSSRDGKLIAIRDGNSLALLSPKDGARIRSLRVATSYEGVRFSPDGGTLTVFGDGGVNVVDLNTGAIREIGDCTQADANSLEYSRDGKRVIAASCMGGVQVIDVVSGKVVKKFETEKYVTSIAKSGDSGSFLVTGTENAFYLLPGSLDSVDAFSTDAAADTLSSALNGDGSLAVFSDYGYLYLVDFKKGSLKGLQYMTEVSGQTSELSFSRDGQTILVGHHDGISRFKISDFR
- the trhA gene encoding PAQR family membrane homeostasis protein TrhA, producing MPPRFPTPREPVNALTHWAGVVAALLILGPLLWWAHARGLALWPFVVFVVSMTLLYAASASYHSFFPSERGLLWLRKLDHAGIFLLIAGSYTPVAYFGLQGAWRDGVLWVIWGIALTGIVLKLVTMRLPRWISTLLYVGMGWLALAFIPQLARNLPSSAIVWLAVGGVLYSLGAVVYGTKRWDPRPGVFGFHEIWHLFVLGGTGAHVAMMFNLR